From a region of the Hymenobacter jejuensis genome:
- a CDS encoding NUDIX domain-containing protein, whose translation MNITERKIVYNGKKYKLSQLTVQDGDKSYQRERFEPGKAVGALVFDTQKQRYLMVKQFRVGSESDLIEVPAGMLDQEGESPEQAMRREIEEELGYTVDHIEPISTYYPSAGASAEQISLFYAEVSQQTSDGGGVDEGEKITTIEFTKEELSTTKFEDGKAIIAVQWLRLRNQ comes from the coding sequence GGTAAGAAATATAAGCTCAGCCAGCTCACGGTGCAGGATGGCGACAAAAGCTATCAGCGCGAGCGCTTCGAGCCCGGCAAGGCAGTTGGGGCTTTGGTATTTGATACCCAAAAGCAGCGGTATCTGATGGTGAAGCAATTTCGTGTAGGGTCCGAGTCCGATTTGATCGAGGTGCCGGCCGGAATGCTGGACCAAGAAGGGGAGTCGCCCGAACAAGCCATGCGCCGCGAAATAGAGGAGGAGCTAGGCTATACGGTCGATCACATCGAGCCCATCAGCACCTATTACCCCTCAGCGGGAGCCAGCGCCGAGCAGATTTCGCTGTTTTATGCCGAGGTAAGTCAGCAAACCAGCGACGGAGGCGGTGTCGATGAAGGTGAAAAAATTACGACCATCGAGTTCACGAAAGAGGAACTAAGCACAACCAAATTCGAAGATGGCAAAGCCATTATTGCCGTACAATGGCTTCGATTACGCAATCAATAG